A stretch of the Pseudomonas sp. ACM7 genome encodes the following:
- a CDS encoding RNA methyltransferase, which yields MADKRYSCIGLYNPKSPENVGSVMRAAGCYGVASVFYTGKRYERAADFVTDTKRVHYDIPLIGIDDLKKILPLGCVPVAVELVDGARSLPEYTHPDRALYIFGPEDGSLDKEIRDWCEDVVYIPTTGCMNLAATVNVVLYDRLSKGLNTRSGAKFR from the coding sequence CATTGGTTTGTATAACCCCAAATCACCGGAGAACGTCGGTTCGGTGATGCGCGCCGCTGGCTGTTATGGCGTGGCGTCCGTGTTCTACACCGGCAAACGTTATGAGCGCGCCGCCGACTTCGTCACCGACACCAAGCGCGTCCACTACGACATTCCGCTGATCGGCATCGACGACCTGAAAAAAATCCTGCCGCTGGGCTGCGTTCCGGTCGCTGTGGAACTGGTGGACGGCGCCCGTTCGCTGCCGGAATACACCCATCCGGACCGCGCGCTGTACATCTTCGGCCCGGAAGACGGCTCGCTGGATAAAGAGATTCGCGACTGGTGCGAAGACGTGGTCTACATCCCGACCACCGGTTGCATGAACCTGGCGGCCACCGTCAACGTCGTGCTCTATGACCGCCTGTCCAAGGGACTCAACACCCGCTCCGGGGCGAAGTTTCGCTGA
- the rnd gene encoding ribonuclease D translates to MAIDIHWIRDNDSLGQFCAEWQQLPFVALDTEFMRVDTFYPIAGLLQIGDGVRAYLIDPLSIDNWQPLAALLENPAVVKVVHACSEDLEVLLRLTGSLPAPLFDTQLAAAYLNLGFSMGYSRLVQEVLGIDLPKGETRSDWLQRPLSDTQISYAAEDALHLAEVFVQLRPKLSDDKYAWVLEDGAELVANLRREVDPYEVYREAKLAWKLSRAQLVVLRELCAWREREARARDLPRNRIVREHSLWPLARTQPDNLGALAKIEDMHPRTVRQDGEFLLDLIKRSGSVSPDQWPPAVPEPLPVDAATLVKQLRAIGQAEAERLNIAPELMLRKKTLEALLKSGYPNGPYQLPDSLRGWRRELMGQALLDSLATAGEQP, encoded by the coding sequence GTGGCCATCGATATTCACTGGATTCGCGACAACGATAGCCTCGGTCAGTTTTGCGCCGAGTGGCAGCAGCTGCCATTCGTTGCCCTCGACACCGAATTCATGCGGGTCGACACCTTTTATCCGATTGCAGGCCTGCTGCAGATCGGCGATGGCGTACGCGCTTACCTGATTGACCCGCTGAGCATCGACAACTGGCAGCCTCTGGCCGCGTTGCTGGAAAACCCGGCCGTGGTCAAAGTCGTCCATGCGTGCAGCGAAGACCTCGAAGTCCTGCTGCGCCTGACCGGCAGCCTGCCGGCGCCGTTGTTCGACACTCAGTTGGCCGCCGCTTACCTGAACCTCGGTTTTTCCATGGGGTATTCGCGGTTGGTGCAGGAAGTGCTCGGCATCGACCTGCCCAAGGGCGAGACCCGTTCCGACTGGCTGCAACGTCCACTTTCCGACACCCAAATCAGCTACGCCGCCGAAGATGCTTTGCACTTGGCGGAAGTTTTCGTACAGCTTCGTCCGAAGCTTTCTGACGACAAGTACGCCTGGGTCCTGGAAGACGGCGCCGAGCTGGTGGCCAACCTGCGCCGCGAAGTTGATCCGTATGAGGTCTATCGCGAAGCCAAGCTGGCCTGGAAGCTCTCCCGTGCCCAACTCGTCGTATTACGTGAACTGTGCGCCTGGCGCGAGCGCGAAGCCCGCGCCCGTGATCTGCCGCGCAACCGCATCGTGCGTGAGCACTCCCTGTGGCCGCTGGCGCGGACTCAGCCGGACAACCTCGGCGCGTTGGCGAAAATCGAAGACATGCACCCGCGTACCGTGCGTCAGGACGGCGAATTTCTGCTTGATCTGATCAAACGCTCTGGCAGTGTGTCGCCTGATCAATGGCCGCCTGCGGTGCCGGAGCCTTTGCCGGTGGACGCCGCCACGCTGGTCAAACAGCTGCGTGCGATCGGCCAGGCCGAAGCCGAGCGCCTGAACATTGCGCCGGAGCTGATGCTGCGCAAGAAAACCCTGGAAGCGCTGCTCAAGAGCGGCTATCCCAATGGTCCTTACCAATTGCCTGATTCGCTGCGTGGCTGGCGCCGCGAATTGATGGGCCAGGCGCTGCTCGACAGCCTGGCCACCGCCGGAGAACAGCCTTGA
- a CDS encoding DUF2892 domain-containing protein: MSELNRVERIESTPFQTHTEQNVEGWERIASLAGGVVMVGKGLRRGGVFGLIQVAIGGVALARGITGHSSAKSLLQKSRQDMNNVRAKIQRAGEELNRLKANAEAATNTATVTGNDSLKSPKTGV; this comes from the coding sequence ATGAGCGAACTCAATCGTGTAGAACGCATCGAATCCACCCCGTTCCAGACTCACACTGAGCAAAACGTTGAGGGTTGGGAACGCATTGCTTCCCTGGCCGGCGGTGTGGTGATGGTCGGCAAGGGCCTGCGTCGCGGTGGCGTGTTCGGGTTGATTCAAGTGGCGATCGGCGGTGTAGCCCTGGCCCGTGGTATTACCGGGCACAGTTCGGCGAAAAGCCTGCTGCAGAAAAGCCGTCAGGACATGAACAACGTGCGGGCGAAGATTCAGCGGGCGGGTGAAGAGTTGAACCGGTTGAAGGCGAATGCTGAAGCGGCGACCAATACCGCTACCGTGACCGGTAATGATTCGTTGAAGTCGCCTAAAACCGGGGTTTGA
- a CDS encoding YcgL domain-containing protein encodes MKRICSIYRSLKKNEMYLYVLKSDALERVPESLMAAFGKPHHAFDLVLTPERKLSREDITVVLENLEKQGYHLQMPPAEDEYIEHLPEELLRRNDPM; translated from the coding sequence TTGAAACGTATTTGCTCCATTTATCGAAGCTTGAAGAAAAACGAGATGTACCTCTATGTGCTCAAAAGCGATGCACTGGAGCGCGTCCCGGAAAGTCTGATGGCCGCCTTCGGCAAACCGCATCACGCCTTCGACCTGGTGCTGACCCCCGAGCGTAAACTGTCGCGCGAGGACATCACCGTGGTGCTGGAAAACCTTGAGAAGCAGGGTTACCACTTGCAAATGCCGCCGGCCGAAGACGAATACATCGAACACTTGCCGGAAGAATTGCTGCGCCGCAACGACCCGATGTGA
- a CDS encoding D-2-hydroxyacid dehydrogenase, producing MRVLIAEHDHPVYAQLLRQAAPDLEVLTSGDSAELASQAADCPIWLGQPDLLATLLRQGHEPQWLQSTWAGITPLLADGLPRHYRLTRAVGIFGQVMAEYVLTYMLGHEREVLPRLVSQVERKWDSRQGQSLAGRKVLIVGTGDIGQTVAQFLVPFGVELYGIASEAREQAPFVEVGALADLPRLVGEVDYVINLLPNTPNTHDLYDAALFKQFKPTGLFINVGRGVAVVDADLVEALKEGHLAGAVIDVCRQEPLPQRHPFWTAWGLLLTGHSSAPTSPLMMVNLFVENLRAYQAGEALRGEVDFNRGY from the coding sequence ATGCGCGTTCTGATTGCTGAACACGACCACCCGGTGTACGCCCAGCTGTTGCGTCAAGCAGCGCCCGACCTGGAAGTGCTGACCAGCGGCGACTCCGCCGAACTGGCCAGCCAGGCCGCTGATTGTCCGATCTGGCTCGGTCAGCCGGACCTGCTGGCGACCTTGCTGCGTCAGGGCCACGAGCCACAATGGCTGCAATCGACCTGGGCGGGCATTACGCCGCTGCTGGCCGACGGCTTGCCTCGCCACTATCGCCTGACCCGGGCAGTGGGGATTTTCGGTCAAGTCATGGCCGAATACGTGCTGACCTACATGCTCGGCCACGAGCGCGAAGTGCTGCCGCGGCTGGTCAGCCAGGTCGAGCGCAAGTGGGACAGTCGCCAGGGCCAAAGCCTGGCCGGGCGTAAAGTGTTGATCGTCGGCACCGGTGACATCGGCCAGACCGTGGCGCAGTTCCTGGTGCCGTTTGGCGTCGAGTTGTACGGCATCGCCAGCGAAGCCCGTGAGCAGGCGCCGTTTGTCGAAGTCGGGGCGCTGGCTGATCTGCCGCGTCTGGTCGGTGAGGTGGATTACGTGATCAATCTGCTGCCGAATACGCCGAACACCCACGACCTGTACGACGCGGCGCTGTTCAAGCAATTCAAGCCGACCGGGTTGTTCATCAACGTCGGACGCGGCGTGGCAGTGGTCGATGCGGACCTGGTGGAAGCTTTGAAAGAAGGGCATCTGGCCGGTGCTGTGATCGACGTCTGTCGTCAGGAGCCGCTGCCGCAGCGTCATCCGTTCTGGACCGCTTGGGGCCTGCTGCTCACTGGCCACAGCTCGGCACCGACCTCGCCATTGATGATGGTGAATCTGTTTGTCGAGAACCTGCGGGCGTATCAGGCGGGTGAGGCATTGCGCGGGGAAGTGGATTTCAATCGCGGTTATTGA
- a CDS encoding nitroreductase family protein, whose protein sequence is MSANPRVADYAIHPQFTDRWSPRAFTGEAISEETLLSFFEAARWAPSAYNSQPWRFLYARRDTPNWERYLGLLNEFNRSWAQHASALVIVISKTTFAVPGATEETPALWHTFDTGSAWGHLALQASISGWHTHGMAGFDQDLTRKELNIPEGYALHAAVAVGKLGDKSTLADYLQAREEPSPRRPLSELAAEGDFTL, encoded by the coding sequence ATGAGTGCTAATCCACGCGTTGCCGACTATGCCATCCACCCTCAGTTCACCGACCGCTGGTCGCCCCGCGCCTTCACCGGCGAAGCGATCTCCGAAGAAACTCTGCTGAGCTTCTTCGAAGCTGCACGTTGGGCGCCATCGGCCTACAACTCGCAGCCTTGGCGGTTTCTGTATGCGCGTCGCGACACGCCAAACTGGGAGCGCTATCTGGGCCTGCTGAACGAATTCAACCGCAGCTGGGCGCAACACGCCTCGGCACTGGTAATCGTTATCTCGAAAACCACCTTCGCGGTGCCTGGCGCCACCGAAGAGACCCCGGCCTTGTGGCACACCTTCGACACGGGTTCCGCTTGGGGCCATCTGGCGCTGCAAGCGAGCATCAGCGGCTGGCACACCCACGGCATGGCCGGTTTCGACCAGGACCTGACCCGCAAGGAGCTGAACATTCCAGAAGGTTATGCGCTGCACGCTGCGGTAGCGGTGGGCAAACTGGGCGACAAGTCGACGCTGGCGGATTACCTGCAAGCACGTGAAGAACCGAGCCCGCGTCGTCCGCTGAGCGAGTTGGCCGCCGAGGGTGATTTCACCCTCTAA
- a CDS encoding YcgN family cysteine cluster protein: MAAKVEQFWIRKTLDQLDQEEWESLCDGCGLCCLQKLEDEDDNSVYYTRIACKLLDLKTCQCTDYPNRRDFVPDCIQLTPGKADEFKWLPPTCGYRLVSEGKDLPLWHHLVCGDRDAVHHERISQSGRMLAEGSVAEDDWEDHLIFRAG, from the coding sequence ATGGCCGCCAAAGTCGAACAGTTCTGGATACGCAAAACCCTCGATCAACTCGATCAAGAGGAATGGGAATCGCTGTGCGACGGCTGCGGTTTGTGCTGCCTGCAAAAGCTCGAAGATGAAGACGACAACAGCGTCTATTACACGCGTATCGCCTGCAAACTGCTGGACCTGAAAACCTGTCAGTGCACCGATTACCCGAACCGCCGCGATTTCGTCCCCGACTGCATCCAGCTCACACCGGGCAAGGCTGACGAATTCAAATGGTTGCCGCCGACCTGCGGCTATCGACTGGTCAGCGAAGGCAAGGACCTGCCGCTTTGGCACCATCTGGTGTGCGGTGATCGCGATGCGGTGCACCACGAACGTATTTCCCAGTCCGGGCGCATGCTGGCCGAAGGCAGCGTGGCCGAAGACGATTGGGAAGACCATTTGATTTTCCGGGCGGGTTAA